The Leptospira sp. WS39.C2 genome contains a region encoding:
- a CDS encoding MotA/TolQ/ExbB proton channel family protein codes for MNVSCNQTKKNITLSFVIALITIFTLTGKIEAQTAPTAPQSAEPTQTTEAPSETQAPAAEAPQEAAPQESEIGLVKLFVTGGWSMWPLLLSSIVGFGVILERLYFFFTAKLVRKGYNQDLQDAIDASGMNGVDEFLKANEGQRITDVLKNGMEVSQNDPEIFASGIEREAGEVMTLLEKGLTVLSAVSTIAPLVGFLGTVSGMINAFDAIANADQVNAKVVAGGIKEALITTAAGLIVAIPAMTFYQYLQGRVAFFTSEVEEAANKIYKEYLKLKAGKKA; via the coding sequence ATGAACGTTTCATGTAACCAGACAAAGAAAAATATCACTTTGTCTTTTGTGATCGCACTTATCACAATTTTTACTCTTACCGGAAAGATCGAAGCACAAACTGCACCAACGGCACCACAATCAGCGGAACCAACACAAACCACAGAAGCTCCTTCGGAAACGCAAGCACCTGCTGCGGAAGCTCCTCAAGAAGCCGCTCCGCAAGAATCGGAAATTGGACTCGTTAAATTATTTGTTACAGGTGGATGGTCTATGTGGCCACTCCTACTTTCATCCATCGTTGGTTTCGGAGTGATCCTTGAAAGGCTCTACTTTTTCTTCACAGCAAAACTAGTGAGAAAAGGTTACAACCAAGACTTACAAGATGCAATTGATGCTTCTGGTATGAATGGTGTAGATGAATTCTTAAAAGCGAATGAAGGCCAACGAATCACTGATGTATTAAAAAATGGTATGGAAGTTTCCCAAAACGATCCTGAAATTTTTGCATCTGGTATCGAAAGAGAAGCAGGTGAAGTGATGACCCTACTCGAAAAAGGACTTACAGTTCTTTCGGCTGTATCAACCATCGCACCTCTCGTAGGATTTCTTGGAACCGTATCTGGTATGATCAACGCATTTGATGCGATTGCAAACGCTGACCAAGTAAACGCAAAAGTGGTTGCTGGTGGTATCAAAGAAGCCCTAATCACAACGGCTGCTGGTCTGATTGTTGCGATCCCTGCAATGACTTTCTACCAATACTTACAAGGCCGAGTTGCATTTTTTACTTCTGAAGTAGAAGAAGCTGCGAACAAAATCTACAAAGAATACTTAAAACTCAAAGCCGGAAAAAAAGCGTAA
- a CDS encoding energy transducer TonB yields MSGTVVIQKRSKRERIHRFIDRYRMETGLGISAVIQALIILFWFTPHLETDSLDDLVEEVAFIDNVQIQEPTTDSKPTDGDFDLTDKEKEEKKEDPRIAGASDPIVSGATSPVDLSPNVRPEYTSDAKALGVTGTMTLEVIIGNTGEVLRVRSVGKQLGGGLEEEAIRVYRKKRFSPSILEGKAITVKVLVPIRFTLN; encoded by the coding sequence GTGAGCGGAACAGTTGTTATACAAAAAAGATCCAAACGAGAAAGAATCCATAGATTCATTGATCGTTACCGTATGGAAACGGGTCTTGGAATATCTGCCGTTATACAGGCGTTAATCATTCTTTTTTGGTTCACACCTCATTTGGAAACTGATAGTTTGGATGATCTTGTGGAAGAAGTTGCCTTTATCGACAACGTCCAAATCCAAGAACCAACAACCGATTCCAAACCAACTGATGGTGACTTTGATCTAACCGACAAAGAAAAGGAAGAAAAAAAAGAAGACCCACGTATTGCTGGAGCCTCTGACCCCATTGTATCTGGTGCTACTTCTCCTGTTGACCTTTCTCCGAATGTCCGACCTGAATACACATCCGATGCAAAAGCACTTGGTGTGACGGGAACCATGACATTAGAAGTGATCATTGGAAATACTGGTGAAGTGTTACGTGTTAGGTCCGTAGGAAAACAGTTAGGTGGCGGTCTCGAAGAAGAAGCCATTCGAGTTTACCGAAAAAAACGATTTTCTCCGTCCATCTTAGAAGGAAAGGCAATCACTGTGAAAGTGCTTGTCCCCATCCGATTTACCTTGAATTAA
- a CDS encoding biopolymer transporter ExbD, which yields MLRRKRVAPSVPVSSMADIAFLLLVFFMVTSVLDSDPDLPINLPDVPGGEQLNKKIANLYLTADEKRTVYFNSVKMELNEAMSEIRAKISTTPDLKVLIHADQDLTYEELDNVFETLREIGALKVSLVTKTTQGGGLKGK from the coding sequence ATGTTACGAAGAAAGAGAGTCGCACCTTCAGTTCCCGTAAGTTCGATGGCAGACATTGCCTTCTTACTACTCGTGTTCTTTATGGTAACCTCCGTACTAGATTCCGATCCTGACCTTCCTATTAATTTACCAGACGTTCCTGGTGGAGAGCAGTTAAACAAAAAGATCGCCAATCTTTACTTAACGGCAGATGAAAAAAGAACTGTTTATTTCAATTCAGTGAAGATGGAACTAAATGAAGCAATGAGTGAAATCAGAGCCAAAATTTCCACAACACCTGATCTCAAAGTTTTGATCCATGCCGACCAAGATTTAACTTATGAAGAACTAGACAATGTTTTTGAAACTCTCCGAGAGATAGGTGCCTTAAAGGTTTCTCTTGTTACCAAGACCACCCAAGGTGGCGGATTAAAAGGTAAGTGA
- a CDS encoding ExbD/TolR family protein encodes MIKLKKKQDLEEISAASMSDIAFLLLVFFMVTAVFFVKEGLNISLPRLQSEPQPFLRKNVYEILVTQDRYKMRNPAFGTKEYVSLKEFRDDLNQMEIPDLKNKLALIVTTGDTKYAKMLDALSAVQLRGFEKISVRKKK; translated from the coding sequence ATGATTAAGTTAAAGAAAAAACAAGATTTAGAGGAAATTTCGGCAGCATCCATGTCGGACATTGCCTTTTTACTCTTGGTATTTTTTATGGTAACAGCAGTATTCTTTGTAAAGGAAGGACTCAATATCTCCCTTCCTCGCCTCCAATCCGAACCGCAGCCATTTTTACGTAAAAATGTATATGAAATTCTTGTCACTCAAGACAGATACAAAATGCGTAATCCTGCATTCGGAACCAAAGAATATGTGAGTTTGAAAGAGTTCCGTGATGACCTGAACCAAATGGAAATCCCTGATCTTAAAAACAAACTAGCACTCATTGTTACAACCGGTGATACCAAATATGCAAAGATGTTGGATGCTTTATCAGCAGTACAACTTCGCGGATTTGAAAAAATCTCAGTGAGAAAGAAGAAATAA